In the Malaya genurostris strain Urasoe2022 chromosome 1, Malgen_1.1, whole genome shotgun sequence genome, one interval contains:
- the LOC131426658 gene encoding fork head domain-containing protein FD5, producing the protein MLNCADLVQFDQYSLQLYNYAMVERFRTNQFFNYGNIVTDPRTLSRFFKPSVYVSNPADVVPNALLADASKLSSAPKPQYSYIGLIAIAILSSPERKLVLSDIYQHILDNYSYFRSRGPGWRNSIRHNLSLNDCFIKAGRSAHGKGHYWAVHPANVEDFLKGDFRRRKAQRKVRRHMGLTSDDDIFDNSSPRQFFPAIPSSPVLNPAAYMPTATEPLSSAAAVAAAAVCAYPTTIEQQQVAIIKGAMESFSRKRQFDVESLLKPDDANSSSSSHQEPVEKKRRTADTPTGLVLPPLAHHHHHHHHGHPLAAFGSLAVTAGGLPKVLPKQT; encoded by the coding sequence ATGTTAAATTGTGCGGATTTAGTGCAATTCGACCAATACAGTTTGCAGCTGTACAACTATGCTATGGTCGAACGATTCCGAACTAATCAGTTTTTCAATTACGGCAATATAGTGACCGATCCGAGGACCCTATCGCGGTTTTTCAAACCTTCCGTGTATGTGAGCAATCCGGCCGACGTTGTTCCGAATGCATTACTAGCCGACGCCAGTAAGTTATCGTCCGCACCAAAGCCACAGTACAGCTACATCGGATTGATTGCGATAGCGATTCTAAGTTCCCCGGAACGGAAACTGGTCCTGTCGGACATCTACCAACATATTCTGGACAACTACAGTTACTTCCGGAGCCGAGGTCCCGGCTGGCGCAATTCCATTCGTCACAATCTATCGTTGAACGACTGTTTTATCAAGGCCGGTCGATCAGCCCACGGCAAAGGCCACTATTGGGCTGTCCATCCGGCAAACGTAGAAGACTTCCTGAAGGGAGATTTCCGCCGTAGAAAGGCTCAGCGTAAGGTCCGACGCCACATGGGTCTTACCTCGGACGATGACATTTTCGACAACAGTTCACCAAGACAGTTTTTTCCTGCGATCCCGTCATCTCCGGTGTTGAATCCAGCGGCGTACATGCCAACAGCTACCGAACCATTGAGCAGTGCAGCAGCAGTGGCTGCCGCTGCCGTTTGCGCCTATCCGACGACCATTGAACAGCAGCAGGTGGCCATCATCAAGGGGGCCATGGAGAGTTTCTCCCGTAAACGACAGTTCGATGTGGAATCCCTCCTGAAACCGGACGACGCAAACTCTTCATCCAGCTCGCACCAAGAACCAGTGGAGAAGAAACGAAGGACGGCGGATACACCGACGGGACTGGTTCTGCCACCGTtggcccatcatcatcatcatcaccatcatggACATCCGTTGGCGGCGTTCGGTTCTTTGGCGGTCACCGCCGGGGGGCTACCCAAAGTGCTACCAAAGCAAACCTAG